In Triticum aestivum cultivar Chinese Spring chromosome 5B, IWGSC CS RefSeq v2.1, whole genome shotgun sequence, the following proteins share a genomic window:
- the LOC123112800 gene encoding endoglucanase 23, which produces MASAPVHHLRVRVLLLVALCFASASASASFPWPWKRSGHDYRDALAKCILFFEGQRSGRLPADQRAAWRGDSGVSDGKAAGPGVDLEGGYYDAGDNVKFGFPMAFTTTMLSWSVLEFGDDMPREERRHAADAVRWGTDYLLKTLAHPGVIFMQVGDPWKDHECWERPEDMDTERTVYNVSSGRPGSEVAGETAAALAAASMVFRDGDREYAELLLDSAKKAFEFADSHRGAYSDDMDLRAGGCPFYCDFNGYQDELLWGAAWLRRASGDDTFREYIQNNGKTLGAEDSINEFGWDNKHAGLNVLISKEFIEGETLSMQSYKESADSFICTLIPESSSPHIQYTPGGMIYKPGGSNMQHVTSISFLLLTYAKYLTKSSHTVNCGDISVGPDTLRLQAKKQTDYLLGDNPMKMSYMVGYGDRYPQRIHHRGSSLPSIKDHPERMACKDGTPYYDSSSPNPNPLVGAIVGGPGEDDAYGDDRADYRKSEPTTYINAPLVGVLAYFVGNPNPGHIRH; this is translated from the exons ATGGCCTCTGCCCCCGTCCACCACTTGCGCGTGCGCGTCCTACTACTGGTGGCACTGTGCTTcgcctcggcgtcggcgtcggcgtcgtttCCGTGGCCGTGGAAGCGGAGCGGGCACGACTACCGCGACGCGCTGGCCAAGTGCATCCTCTTCTTCGAGGGGCAGCGGTCCGGGCGGCTGCCGGCGGACCAGCGCGCGGCGTGGCGGGGCGACTCCGGCGTGTCGGACGGCAAGGCGGCTGGCCCCGGCGTCGACCTGGAGGGCGGGTACTACGACGCCGGCGACAACGTCAAGTTCGGCTTCCCCATGGCGTTCACCACCACCATGCTGTCCTGGAGCGTCCTCGAGTTCGGCGACGACATGCCGCGCGAGGAGCGCCGCCACGCCGCCGATGCCGTGCGCTGGGGCACCGACTACCTCCTCAAGACCCTCGCCCACCCCGGCGTCATCTTCATGCAG GTGGGGGACCCGTGGAAGGACCACGAGTGCTGGGAGAGGCCCGAGGACATGGACACGGAGCGCACGGTGTACAACGTCAGCTCGGGACGGCCGGGCTCGGAGGTGgccggggagacggcggcggcgctggccgcgGCGTCCATGGTGTTCCGCGACGGCGACCGGGAGTACGCCGAGCTGCTTCTCGACAGCGCCAAGAAGGCGTTCGAGTTCGCCGACTCGCACAGGGGCGCCTACAGCGACGACATGGATCTCAGAGCCGGCGGCTGCCCCTTCTACTGCGACTTCAACGGGTACCAG GATGAGCTGCTGTGGGGCGCGGCCTGGCTACGGAGGGCCTCAGGCGACGACACATTCCGGGAGTACATCCAGAACAATGGCAAGACCCTCGGAGCAGAGGACAGCATCAACGAGTTTGGTTGGGACAACAAGCACGCCGGCCTCAATGTCCTCATTTCAAAG GAGTTCATAGAAGGCGAGACGCTGTCCATGCAGTCCTACAAGGAGTCCGCAGACAGCTTCATCTGCACGCTCATCCCGGAGTCGTCGTCGCCGCACATCCAGTACACGCCGGGCGGCATGATCTACAAGCCTGGAGGCAGCAACATGCAGCATGTCACCTCCATCTCCTTCCTGCTCCTGACCTACGCCAAGTATCTCACGAAGTCCTCTCACACTGTCAACTGTGGTGACATCTCAGTTGGTCCAGACACCCTCCGGCTTCAAGCCAAAAAACAG ACAGACTATCTGTTGGGAGACAACCCGATGAAAATGTCGTACATGGTCGGGTACGGCGACCGATATCCTCAGCGGATCCACCACCGGGGGTCATCTTTGCCTTCGATCAAGGACCACCCGGAGCGCATGGCGTGCAAAGACGGCACGCCTTACTACGACTCGTCTAGCCCGAACCCTAACCCGTTGGTCGGCGCCATCGTCGGCGGGCCAGGGGAGGATGATGCTTATGGGGACGACCGCGCTGATTACAGGAAATCTGAACCCACTACCTACATCAATGCTCCCTTGGTAGGGGTTCTTGCCTACTTCGTTGGCAACCCAAACCCAGGCCATATCAGACACTGA